The nucleotide sequence catttggaagttttgtcaaacttagggggagtatctagaagtatactcacttagtcttaatgtactatttttctctatgattaggagcatttttcttACTGGTTTTTTGCTACCTAATTAGGTTTTGAGGAGGCACCCATGGTAAGCTGGTTATACCCTTGTAAGCTATTCTACTTGCATCCAGAAGACgtttagttttgacttaatacAACTTCTTACCTTTTGCCTTAGTCTATGAGTTTttatcccaccttgggttttaccataataaggttttgtgagttttaccttttatgcattcttccgttgatttGAGACTCACATTTGCTCATTGTGTTGACAGCTTCATCAATGGAGCTTACTTCATCGCTAAAGACCTGATGCActatttgtttgagtatttaacactcaagggggagtgttgcagtaccattagattaggaatgtgattgtgtaaatcctatcatATTTTGGATATCCTTatgggattctaccatatctctCTTAGACTAAATATTATCCTagtagagttgtaatcctattgggGTAAGAAATTTACCttccttactactataaataaagacacaatagGATGAGGTaatacacatctctctctttccctttaCTGTTACTGCACCCCTTCTCTCTGTCTTTTTTATGATTTAGTAAATTAGACCTACAACAGAAATGATAGTTTGCCAAcattttttaaatgttattgATGCAACCCTCCTAGATTAGAAGGAAATTTCTATTTCATCATGAATAATGTTAGGGAAAATCATAGACACACactatttttttctcttacttGCTCTTATGAAATTATGTGTgctgtttttatttgatttattcaatttgtgGTTAGAAACAAAGATGGTGTGTGTGAGAAGCTAAAAAGAGTGCGAAAATCGGCTCTCTGCCTAGATTGCTTATAATTGCCACGTTAGTTTGTGATTTTATCTCAGATGATTTTATTTCATTGAAAATTGAGTTTATTTTATTGAATGATAATTCATCACATCACATGTCACATCAAATAgcatggaaaaaaaaagtaataaatataGCAATTAGAGGAGCCAATGCGGGGTCATTGGCATCTCCTTACCCCAATAAGTTTGTAAGTTTACCCTTTTGAAGAAACATTTAACCCCTATACCAACAAGCAGCAGATGAAATAAATAaggatttttaatcaatatttttttaattgacaCAAAACTATGTCGTTTTGTTCCATTTCCTTTGAAAAAATGGAGCATGCTAACTTCTCAAATACGCACAAGGTCTTCCAGTTCTTCACGCCTGACTCTGCGACTCCTCCACCTGCATGACAAACTTCATATCCTCGAGTCAAATTCTAAGTATCTTCGTTGTTCAAGTTTAATCAGGCACTCCAAtcgcttttttatttttattttttatgttttattttttatgacagGAAACGATAGTGTATTTCATTAATCAACACGAACCATTACAAGGGTGTCATTAGGTATATAACTTCAGTGACCAATAAATTGATCTGAAGTGAATTACTCAAATAGACAAATAAGAGGAAACCCCTAAACGATAACCACAAGAGCTAACATACAATTGTCAAGCATACAAGAGCTACCAGTACAAATCTATTACAATAAACGATAGCAGCAATAGAGAAATACAACTACACTTGGTTGTACTATATGGGAATCCCTAATTTCCAATCATTGGTATTTCTTTCATCTTAAATCTATTGGGGTTTTTAGGTTTTCATTCAGTTCCAATTTTGAACAGATGGAAAGAAGGGATCAGAGGAGGAAACAAAACTTACAAGGTCTGAGAGTGCAATCATCTCCATTTATAATAGAAAAAAAGTGTTGAATGTAGCATAAGTTAGTCAAATTTAGGTATTCATTTGTTCATATGGTCACTTCGTGATTGTttattccaaatttcattatttaatttCAGATACCGTTGGATTTATATCATTATATGTGGTAATTGGGAAATGGCTTTTATATGGTTTATGATCGTTCAATTTACATGGCTTGAATATTTGctttatatgaatatatatgatAATGAATTGAAGACTGAAAGTGCCGAATTAGACTTTTTATTGCTTATAGTTTTGGTGGATTCAATGATTGTTAATTTGATCAAACTTATGTTATGTTGACTCGTTttcttttgtattatttaaaatGGTTATGGAGAGGTATTTTAAGAGAAAATCAACAGAAGATACTCTTTCATCACCCTCTACAACAAATATTCATGAAAGTTCAAATGAAAGTGACATAGATAGTATATTAACAAATCTTACAGGAGATCCTGGATTCAACTTTAGATATCAGAATATGATCTAAATATTAGAGATCAAGTTCGAAGAGTTTATTTACAGAGGGAATTGTTTCAACCTCGAAACCATCAATTTCCGTATACATCATTTGCAGTAGTACAAGGACGTTCCAATCCTAAATGGTTCGATGACTTTTCTACTTGATTGGAGTATAGCAAATCCAAAAATACTATTTTCTATCGAAGTTGTTATCTTTTCAAGCTCCAAGTTCCAGACCAAGCAGGTAGTGACAATTTTACTCACAAAGGTTTttataattgaaagaaaaaaggcCAACTCCGAGTTCATGTTGGAGGCCCTGATAATGCTCACAACCAAGCTTTACTTCATTGTGAATCTCTAATGAATCAAAATCCACATATTCAAACAATTGTCCACAAGCATTCGGATTAAGCACCTATTGATTCGATTGATAATGATGTTGTGGTACGGCGTTTTCAAAATATGAGAACACGTCCTGAACAATTATAAATGAAAGTACAATCGAATTTTTGAAAACATTGTAAATTTGTTTGCTCCGCCACTGGATATAGCATCACTCTTGATCAccgaaaaaaagggaaattgggTGTACTAGCCCCTTACAAATACATCAACCAAAATTAGCCATGTTCTCAAAATGCAATCTAATAGCCCTCTTTGACAAAATATCTCAAATTAAAATTCTCTTACTACAAAATATTATGTCGATAATGTATCAATATTGTGTCGATAATGTATTAATATGTATCGATAGGATATTAACTTGAGATCATTTTCGTCCAAGAAAACTAGTAGAGATTGCATTGAGAGCAAAGCTACATTTTGTTGGTAAGTTTGTGTAAGAGCTCTAAGCCCAATTTcctaagaaaaaaaagaacagtGAGTACATTGCAATGAGAAATGTTGGAAGCATACAAAAATCCCACGTCAATAAAGtgaaaaattacatataattTGTATTGagtaattttacttttaattaaactaaaaaacTATTACATTACGTAAGTCATGTTGTACGGTCAGATGCAAGTTAGAGAACGATATCAGCGTGGTTAGTGAACTCAATTAGTGTGAAATCTCcaaaaaaaggtggaaaaactGAAACCGCATAAGCAAAAAGAAGAACATGCTCCACACGACATTGCCCACCAATTTCACAATTCTGTGGGTAATGACTTTGGATGCTTGTTGACTGAAAAACAATAAGACTTTGGATGTCAGCACTTTGCGGAAAAGCAGGCAAGGTCGataattttttctcccccaccAACTAAAATTCCTAGTACCATTGGATTCCAATTTCCAAATCTCCAAACCCCAAACCCCAAATCTTACAAATTGACTGTACCCCCAATAATTTTGGTAAATAATTCAAATCACAGTCCCTGTTTGTCACAAAATCTGAGTCTTTTTTAACACCAAATCCCGCCGTGCCGTGCGTGCAATTAGATTTAAAGAACACGGTTTGCTTACTCAAAAGCCACGGCAGAAGAGACCAAATAGAAGCCACCAATTCTCCAGCAGCAGCAATTGAAGAGTAGTAAAATTACCAATGAGACTCAAAAGCGGGAAAGGGAATTGGAGCTCCAAGTTCAAGTTCAAGGGCACAATCGGGTTACCCACTACTTTCATCTTctgctccttcttcttccttgccgGCTTCTATGgctcctccctcctctctcaggtcaaattttcatttttcctctaTTGGGTTCCTTCTTCCGATCAAGAACTTTAATggggtttttcaaattttcaaaactgaataagattattttttgaaaactttgaattttttgcAGGATGTCAGCGGTGGTGGTGGTAGGCTGAGAGCTAGACTGTTAGAAACAGAGTACACTTCGATGCTTTATGGAGAGACCGGTGACGATTCTTTAACTTCCATTCCCTTTCAGGTTtctggtttatttatttatttgtttatctaTTTTGCTGGAATTGTTATGAACAGTTTGATCCATTTAGGAGTTGTGTCAATTTTGTGGGATCAAAGATTGAATTTTTCATTAGCTAAGCTAACCAGAAATGGGGGCATATAAACTGTTTAGGTCTTGAGTTGGTATCCCCGAGCATTATATTTTCCTAATTTTGCAACTCCGGAGCAATGCGAAAGCATAATTGGCTTGGCAAAGCCACACCTTAAACCATCGACTTTGGCTTTGCGAGAAGGAGAGACAGAGGAGAGCACAAAGGATATACGAACAAGGTACATTCTCAACATTTGGTTTGGCGAATCAGCAAACCCTTTTCAGGATTTGCACTATTAGTACTGGTTACGCGTCCCATTTTTATGGTTGATTGTTGATATAAGCTTAGAACTAATAGCATTAATGTGATCGGGTTCACATGTAAGAAGTTTTCGTAAAGATGAGTGGTTATGGATGCTACTTTCATGCTTACACGGTATTTTGAAGCAGTTCCGGCATGTTTCTTTCCGCTTCTGATGATAAATCCGGGACTCTGGATGCGATTGAGGAAAAGATTGCAAGGGCTACAATGCTTCCCAGGGTACATGGAGAGGTACCATTTAGTTAGAGTTTAGAGCTTATGATTACATCCTCCTCATTTCCCTATTTATATCTATACAAAAATCATATTGACTCATCATGTTTCGTTGTAAGCAATACTTTGCGAAAGTTTCTCAATTATGTGCGCACTTGTAAGTGTAAATGTTCTGCAAGCACAAACTGGGTTAGGAAGGGATAATGGAGTTGGGGGAAGACGGTTGTTGCAAAATAATCCTCTGTTAGTTTATGGCGGAGGATGACCCTAAACAGTTTTTgcaaactcttttcttttattctgTTTCTCACATGTCTGTGTGTTTCTGCTACGTTCCCACCATCCAATAGaaacataaaaagtgaaatCGTATTGTGTTGCTGAAAGTCGTTGACCCTTTTGTTGAATTAGTTAACCTTTTATTTCAGGCCAGTTTGTAAAATTGTCTGAGCTGAGGATATCATCATGTTTCAGGCATTTAACGTCTTGCGCTATGAGATCGGGCAGAAGTATAATTCTCATTATGATGCATTCCACCCTGACCAATACGGTCCACAGAAGAGCCAAAGGGTACATCTTCAGCGTAATACATGCATTTTCGTTTGGCCTTTATTGGTTTCATGATCATAATGTTTGTGGTTGTGTATCACCGATACACTTGCACTCCCACATCCAGATAAAACTAGGCAAAGATAAACCTTAATGTTCTTTCCCCGTACATTTGCACAACTATTACAGTTGATGGAAAGCACAGTTGGTTATTCTGTACTCCCTTCAAACGTATTGGAGTGTACTACCTGGATAAATTGGATTAGCTAGTTCGAAACCAAAAGGATGTGTTGGTCTTCATGTCTTAtgttacaaaaagatgttctaCGAGAACTAGAATTCTTTCAAATAGTGTGGATTTGATAGAATTGCATTGTTTATTTACCATAAGCTTTTAAAGAGTCTTATTTGAACTTGTGCAGGTTGCATCGTTCTTGTTGTATTTAACTGATGTTCAAGACGGCGGTGAAACCATGTTTCCATACGAGGTAAGATCAAGATCTCTGTTTTTCTTATTGCCCTTTTGGTTTGTTCATCATCGATCATCCCGTTTTTGATCTGCAGAATGGCTCAAACACGGATGGAACCTATGATTTTCGGGAATGTGTTGGCTTGAAAGTGAAGCCACGCAAAGGGGATGGACTTCTGTTTTATTCATTGCTCCCAAATGGTACAATTGATCCGGTTAGTGTTGCTTTGCTTCCCATTGTCACTATTATTACCATCATTTCCAGAATCATCGAcgtaaaaaattaagaaacgaCGTTTTCCTCAGCTTGTCTCATGAAATTTATCCCGGCTGGTGCTGTATATCATTCCGACTGAGAGAATTTATTCGTTTATTTTGTTTGCGTACAATGCATTGTGCACCGAAGCAGTAACCGTTAAACGTTCCTATATATGACTGTTTACTCGTCCATTCTAATTTCGGAATTCGGTTGATGCCTCTGCAGTTAGCGTTACACGGGAGCTGTCCTGTAATCAAAGGGGAAAAATGGGTAGCTACAAAGTGGATCAGGGATCAAGAACAAGAGGACTAGTTGCAGTTGCTAATAGCATTGTTGTATAATGCTCAAATTTTCATCCTCACTTGAGCATTAACCGCACAACCTCAGCCAGCGGCGGGGGGTCTTTCATGTATGAGCCTTCGTTTTGGTATGGATCGGAGTCTCGAGAAATTTTCCGGCGTGTTGACATCTTGTATCTCATCTAGCAATTCAATTAAATAAGTGTAGGAGGTTTCATTTGAAGCCAGATATGTGAAATGTAGCCGGTACAAATAATATGTATTATGCAATAAAAGTAAAGAATTTTGACAATTCCATTCTGTTTCAGCTCCATTCAATGACAGCAAGTACAATTTTGCTAAACTATAATGCTAAATATGTCACTTTAGGGCACAAATGTTACAACCtacacaaaaaattgaaaaaattgaccTACGGGATGAGGATGGCGGAGATTTGCAACTCTCAGCTACCGTCGGTTTATAAATCCCTAAACAGCAACAATGCCGGTAATAAATTTGTAATATCTGATTGTAAACATGTAAATTCCTTGCTATTCTCCAAACCAGCAGACCTATCCTGAAATTTAAGAGGCTGAGATGGATTTGGCAAGCTGAATTGAACTGAGAGATGAGGAACCGATAATTGATTTCCGCCCTGCAGTCATTCAGTTGATCCCTAAGGAGTATACAAGACCATATCAATCTAATCttactcacttttt is from Pyrus communis chromosome 10, drPyrComm1.1, whole genome shotgun sequence and encodes:
- the LOC137747483 gene encoding probable prolyl 4-hydroxylase 9, coding for MRLKSGKGNWSSKFKFKGTIGLPTTFIFCSFFFLAGFYGSSLLSQDVSGGGGRLRARLLETEYTSMLYGETGDDSLTSIPFQVLSWYPRALYFPNFATPEQCESIIGLAKPHLKPSTLALREGETEESTKDIRTSSGMFLSASDDKSGTLDAIEEKIARATMLPRVHGEAFNVLRYEIGQKYNSHYDAFHPDQYGPQKSQRVASFLLYLTDVQDGGETMFPYENGSNTDGTYDFRECVGLKVKPRKGDGLLFYSLLPNGTIDPLALHGSCPVIKGEKWVATKWIRDQEQED